The following proteins are co-located in the Rhodococcus opacus B4 genome:
- a CDS encoding cyclase family protein, translated as MCSPRIMTHVYGTIESRGAPIGRRSLFGALGAAALGATVAPAKATAAPAPGAALVDLTHTLTPNFPVWPGAQRFAMRAVARIGDAPAPFGSVGIGTPSMFYKNELRYDEHTGTHVDAPAHASVNGLTVEQIPPHDLVVPLAVVDISGRARDDSDTLLTRQDILDWESDHGPLPDRCLVAMNSGWDVRAAQPATFTNQDVAGVQHTPGFDPDAVEFLVRERDIVALGSDTLSIDAGRSTVYGAHLAALGAGKYAVEALANLSRLPPSGATVMVGAPTHAGGSGGPCRTLAWF; from the coding sequence ATGTGCTCGCCCCGCATCATGACTCATGTCTACGGAACCATCGAGAGTCGCGGCGCCCCGATCGGCCGACGGTCGTTGTTCGGCGCCCTCGGCGCGGCGGCCCTGGGGGCGACGGTCGCACCGGCGAAGGCAACCGCTGCCCCGGCGCCGGGGGCAGCGCTCGTCGATCTCACTCACACGCTCACACCGAACTTTCCGGTGTGGCCCGGCGCCCAGCGGTTCGCGATGCGGGCGGTGGCGCGGATCGGTGACGCCCCGGCCCCGTTCGGTTCCGTCGGGATCGGCACTCCCAGCATGTTCTACAAGAACGAACTCCGGTACGACGAGCACACCGGCACTCACGTCGACGCCCCGGCGCACGCGAGCGTGAACGGCCTCACCGTCGAACAGATTCCACCCCACGACCTGGTGGTTCCTCTCGCCGTCGTGGACATCTCGGGCCGGGCGCGCGACGACAGCGACACACTTCTCACCCGGCAGGACATCCTCGACTGGGAATCCGATCACGGGCCGCTCCCCGACCGCTGCCTGGTGGCGATGAACTCCGGCTGGGATGTCCGCGCCGCGCAGCCCGCGACGTTCACCAACCAGGACGTCGCGGGTGTGCAGCACACCCCCGGATTCGATCCGGACGCCGTGGAGTTCCTCGTCCGCGAACGCGACATCGTCGCGCTGGGATCGGACACCCTCAGCATCGACGCGGGACGGAGCACCGTGTACGGAGCGCACCTCGCGGCGCTCGGTGCCGGGAAGTACGCGGTGGAGGCACTCGCGAACCTGTCGCGACTCCCCCCGTCCGGGGCCACCGTGATGGTCGGCGCCCCCACGCACGCGGGAGGGTCCGGCGGACCGTGCCGGACCCTCGCCTGGTTCTGA
- a CDS encoding flavin monoamine oxidase family protein, whose product MLVMKQTKEHLPTLPARINTAVVGAGYAGLSAALALHDDGIDIVVLEGSTRVGGRVCSERRRDGVVVDHGGQWVGPTQKHLLALADRFGCPTFPTYNTGEHIELWPDGTRRPYTGAGPDGGPGMTEYLAAADRIDELARTIDLDDPTATPHLELWDSETVHSYFDRTVANEDARRRLALAVEGVWSIEPRDLSLFHLLFYVASAGGFDQLMETEGCAQERRFRDGAQSTALAVAGHLGDRVHLDTAVRHIEQTPDGVRIETTRGTVLADSVVMALPPSATRGVTFDPPLPVSRTRWVERSPMGDVAKVHAVFDTPFWRADGLSGQATIYGDRHVGVVFDNSPEDAGTGVLVCFVYGDRQRSWSALSDSDRQAAIIDTLVELFGDRAASPIDYTEKIWPQAPWVRGGYAASPTPGTWFAHGRNGWRAPTDRIHWAGSETASVWNGYIDGAISSGMRAAEDIRKQLSH is encoded by the coding sequence ATGCTGGTCATGAAGCAAACGAAGGAACACCTGCCCACGCTCCCGGCCCGCATAAATACCGCCGTGGTCGGTGCGGGGTACGCCGGACTGTCCGCCGCCCTCGCGCTGCACGACGACGGGATCGACATCGTGGTCCTCGAGGGTTCCACCCGGGTCGGCGGCAGAGTATGTTCCGAGCGGCGGCGCGACGGTGTCGTCGTCGACCACGGCGGGCAATGGGTCGGTCCCACCCAGAAGCATCTGCTCGCTCTCGCCGACCGCTTCGGTTGCCCCACCTTCCCCACGTACAACACGGGCGAGCACATCGAACTGTGGCCCGACGGCACACGACGGCCCTACACCGGCGCGGGTCCCGACGGCGGCCCCGGCATGACGGAATATCTCGCCGCCGCAGATCGCATCGATGAACTCGCGAGAACCATCGACCTCGACGACCCCACGGCCACGCCTCACCTCGAGCTGTGGGACAGCGAAACCGTCCACTCGTACTTCGACCGGACCGTGGCGAACGAAGACGCCCGGCGCCGCCTCGCACTCGCGGTCGAGGGCGTGTGGTCGATCGAACCCCGCGATCTGTCGCTGTTCCACCTGCTGTTCTACGTCGCGTCGGCGGGCGGATTCGACCAGCTGATGGAAACCGAGGGTTGCGCGCAGGAGCGCCGATTCCGGGACGGCGCGCAGTCCACGGCGCTGGCCGTCGCCGGCCATCTCGGCGATCGGGTCCACCTGGACACGGCCGTGCGCCACATCGAGCAGACGCCCGACGGCGTCCGGATCGAGACGACCCGGGGGACGGTGCTCGCCGATTCGGTCGTCATGGCGCTTCCGCCGTCGGCCACCCGAGGTGTCACCTTCGATCCCCCGCTGCCGGTTTCGCGGACACGATGGGTCGAACGCAGCCCGATGGGCGACGTGGCGAAAGTTCATGCGGTCTTCGACACCCCGTTCTGGCGTGCCGACGGACTGTCCGGCCAGGCCACGATCTACGGTGACCGCCACGTCGGAGTCGTGTTCGACAACTCGCCCGAAGACGCCGGGACCGGTGTGCTCGTGTGCTTCGTCTACGGTGACCGCCAGCGGTCCTGGTCGGCGCTCTCCGACAGCGACCGCCAGGCAGCAATCATCGACACCCTGGTCGAACTGTTCGGCGACCGCGCCGCGTCCCCGATCGACTACACCGAGAAGATCTGGCCCCAGGCCCCCTGGGTGCGAGGCGGATACGCGGCCAGCCCCACCCCCGGCACCTGGTTCGCACACGGCCGCAACGGCTGGCGTGCGCCCACAGACCGTATCCATTGGGCCGGTTCGGAGACCGCGAGCGTCTGGAACGGCTACATCGACGGGGCCATCTCCTCCGGAATGCGTGCGGCCGAGGACATCCGGAAGCAGCTCTCCCACTGA
- a CDS encoding cytosine permease, producing MLEGQRQDRSTSVGSAGGTDATLNELPLVPGERIWGFWDYSAVNIGLAVATWAFLQGAAVAYYVGAVQAIASIVIGYAISVFLVSLAPCLPSAKYGIEQFVGLRSVFGSNGARIVMVVMSTLFAAAWSAVLAIMFGHGLVTVIDNVFGVEVSRTGAAVSVLGLVAVAMSWLVLARGPVSVESVCRVIAPVLVVIIVGVLVMVFTKRSWSELASLPPLDPETDPHTSFMVAIELNIAGGFAWWPNVGNLARLTRSPRAAFWPNWLGLFAASVAAAVVGVFAALALNIEDPTEWMIPLAGVVLGVLALIVIGFANVTAILSQGYASMVALKGGGGKLLRGTPWPVLVAFILGPAAILVFFPSAVYDNYGRFLSWGAILVAPLCAVQIVDFFLLRRGVLRIRDLYLPSARSCYGYWRGVNAFAFVSVAAGAATYALLLNPVTYIPSAVFPYTTASIPAFLVAGTLHFVLTRTFVQPLGLGGYDNRSAADRGR from the coding sequence ATGCTGGAGGGGCAGCGGCAGGACCGCAGCACATCCGTGGGAAGTGCCGGCGGCACGGACGCCACACTCAACGAACTGCCGCTGGTGCCGGGGGAACGGATCTGGGGCTTCTGGGACTACTCGGCGGTGAACATCGGGTTGGCGGTCGCCACCTGGGCATTTCTGCAGGGCGCCGCCGTGGCGTACTACGTCGGTGCGGTACAGGCGATCGCGAGCATCGTCATCGGCTACGCGATCAGTGTCTTCCTCGTGTCCCTCGCACCGTGCCTGCCGTCGGCGAAGTATGGGATCGAGCAGTTCGTCGGACTGCGAAGTGTGTTCGGCAGCAACGGCGCCCGCATCGTGATGGTCGTGATGTCCACGCTCTTTGCGGCGGCCTGGTCGGCTGTGCTGGCCATCATGTTCGGGCACGGCCTGGTGACCGTCATCGACAACGTCTTCGGGGTCGAGGTCTCCCGGACCGGTGCGGCGGTGAGCGTGCTGGGGCTGGTGGCGGTGGCCATGTCGTGGCTCGTCCTGGCCCGGGGGCCGGTGTCGGTGGAGTCCGTGTGCCGGGTGATCGCGCCCGTCCTCGTGGTGATCATCGTCGGGGTCCTCGTCATGGTGTTCACCAAGCGGTCCTGGTCCGAACTGGCGAGCCTGCCACCGCTCGACCCGGAAACCGATCCGCACACCAGCTTCATGGTCGCGATCGAACTGAACATCGCCGGCGGGTTCGCGTGGTGGCCGAACGTCGGAAATCTCGCCCGGCTCACCCGCAGCCCACGTGCGGCCTTCTGGCCGAACTGGCTCGGACTGTTCGCCGCGTCCGTGGCCGCGGCGGTGGTCGGTGTCTTCGCCGCGCTGGCCCTGAACATCGAGGATCCGACGGAGTGGATGATCCCCCTCGCTGGAGTGGTACTGGGCGTCCTGGCCCTGATCGTCATCGGATTCGCCAACGTCACCGCCATCCTCTCCCAGGGCTACGCGTCGATGGTGGCGCTCAAGGGCGGTGGCGGGAAGCTTCTGCGCGGCACTCCTTGGCCGGTGCTGGTGGCGTTCATCCTCGGACCGGCGGCGATCCTCGTCTTCTTCCCCTCGGCCGTCTACGACAACTACGGCCGATTCCTGTCCTGGGGCGCGATTCTCGTGGCACCGCTGTGCGCCGTCCAGATCGTCGACTTCTTCCTGCTGCGCCGGGGTGTGTTGCGGATTCGCGACCTCTACCTGCCCAGTGCGCGCTCCTGCTACGGCTACTGGCGCGGTGTGAACGCCTTCGCCTTCGTCTCCGTGGCGGCCGGCGCGGCGACGTACGCCCTGCTGCTCAATCCCGTCACCTACATTCCCTCCGCGGTCTTTCCCTACACCACCGCATCGATTCCGGCGTTCCTCGTCGCGGGCACGCTCCACTTCGTGCTGACCAGGACATTCGTGCAGCCGCTCGGCCTCGGCGGTTACGACAACCGGTCCGCCGCCGACCGCGGAAGGTGA
- a CDS encoding TetR/AcrR family transcriptional regulator — MPRPSVEAERREQILQATCEAIAELGFRAVRIADVAARAGVSNGTIHYYFESKDALLHAAFQFNFEHSLERRRWIMEKSDVPLVRLHRLVESYLPAGPETITAWRVWVELWASALGNVELQELNDTVYGEWRGVVRETVEAGVAQGALRVNDPGAATDMLLGLLDGLAIQVLTGSTLMTPTRMRAVCDDFIDAITVDRHRVASTTAKRSAK, encoded by the coding sequence ATGCCACGCCCCAGCGTTGAAGCGGAACGTCGAGAACAGATCCTGCAGGCGACGTGTGAGGCCATCGCCGAACTCGGCTTCCGCGCGGTCCGGATCGCCGACGTCGCGGCACGGGCCGGGGTGAGCAACGGGACGATCCACTACTACTTCGAGTCCAAGGATGCGCTGCTGCATGCAGCGTTCCAGTTCAACTTCGAGCACTCGCTGGAACGGCGCCGATGGATCATGGAGAAGAGCGACGTCCCGCTCGTGCGACTCCACCGGCTGGTGGAGTCCTACCTTCCCGCCGGGCCGGAAACGATCACGGCCTGGCGAGTGTGGGTGGAACTGTGGGCGTCCGCCCTCGGCAACGTCGAATTGCAGGAGCTGAACGACACCGTCTACGGGGAATGGCGCGGGGTGGTCCGGGAAACCGTCGAGGCCGGTGTGGCGCAGGGCGCTCTCCGGGTGAACGATCCCGGGGCCGCCACCGACATGCTCCTCGGTCTTCTCGACGGCCTCGCCATCCAGGTGCTCACCGGCTCCACCCTCATGACACCGACCCGGATGCGGGCGGTGTGCGACGACTTCATCGACGCCATCACCGTCGACCGGCACCGGGTCGCGTCGACCACCGCCAAGCGCTCCGCGAAGTAG
- a CDS encoding thiamine pyrophosphate-binding protein, producing the protein MTSQNGGQALVAALAAHGVDTIFGIPGTHNLPVYAALTDSPIRSVLTRHEQGAGYAADAYARVTGKPGVCLTTTGPAILNAAAAAAQAWSDSVPVLFLSPALPLTHPGRGNGYLHEVKNQQAALEAIVAYSHRVTSVAEIPRAIAYAFAAMNSGRPRPVHIEIPVDILDAEGDAVITAPIEAAPLAAPLQAVTEAARFLADSTAPVLIVGGGARSAASQVRALAERLSAPVLTTTNGKGVLDEDHPLSVGAGVHHPSVRAALESADCVVAIGTEFAPSDFWFGPVDLDRKLIRIDVDPTSMTTNADPAIRLLGDAAATVSQLLDVAKMREDPDAHERAAGLRRDLRADAAAEGAPWLDMMAAIAPVVDESTVIAGDSTMACYYGALSNLTVHRPGGFLYPTGQGTLGYGLPAAVGASVADPDARVLAILGDGGVMFTLPELATAAQLRLPLPIVVVDNGGYGEIRNEMADRGDTVHSVTLGGIDFPAVARAMGCHGRAVESPAELTEAITAAFDADRPTLLHIRENSRATQQM; encoded by the coding sequence ATGACAAGCCAGAACGGCGGCCAGGCACTCGTCGCGGCCCTCGCCGCACACGGAGTCGACACGATCTTCGGAATACCCGGCACCCACAACCTGCCCGTCTACGCCGCCTTGACCGATTCGCCGATCCGCTCCGTCCTCACCCGGCACGAGCAGGGCGCCGGCTACGCCGCGGACGCTTATGCCCGGGTGACAGGCAAACCGGGCGTCTGCCTGACCACCACCGGTCCCGCCATCCTCAACGCGGCCGCCGCGGCGGCGCAGGCGTGGTCGGACTCGGTCCCCGTTCTGTTCCTCTCGCCGGCCCTGCCACTCACCCACCCCGGCCGCGGAAACGGCTACCTGCACGAGGTGAAGAATCAGCAGGCCGCGCTCGAGGCGATCGTCGCGTACAGCCACCGGGTGACGAGCGTCGCCGAGATTCCCCGGGCGATCGCCTACGCCTTCGCCGCCATGAACTCGGGCAGACCGCGACCGGTGCACATCGAGATTCCCGTGGACATCCTCGACGCGGAAGGGGACGCGGTGATCACGGCGCCGATCGAGGCGGCTCCGCTCGCCGCGCCGTTGCAGGCGGTCACCGAGGCCGCCCGGTTCCTCGCCGATTCGACGGCACCCGTGCTGATCGTCGGCGGCGGTGCCCGGTCGGCCGCTTCGCAGGTCCGTGCGCTCGCCGAACGTCTGTCTGCGCCGGTCCTCACGACGACCAACGGCAAGGGCGTTCTCGACGAGGACCATCCGCTGTCGGTCGGGGCCGGGGTCCACCACCCGTCCGTGCGTGCGGCGCTCGAGTCCGCCGACTGCGTCGTCGCGATCGGCACGGAGTTCGCGCCCTCCGATTTCTGGTTCGGCCCGGTCGATCTGGACCGCAAGCTGATTCGCATCGACGTCGACCCGACCTCGATGACCACGAACGCGGATCCCGCGATTCGCCTGCTCGGGGATGCCGCCGCGACCGTGTCGCAGCTACTCGACGTCGCGAAGATGCGCGAGGATCCCGATGCCCACGAGCGGGCCGCCGGACTCCGTCGCGATCTGCGCGCCGACGCCGCGGCCGAAGGAGCTCCGTGGCTGGACATGATGGCCGCGATCGCACCCGTCGTCGACGAATCCACGGTGATCGCCGGTGACAGCACCATGGCCTGCTACTACGGTGCGCTGTCGAACCTCACGGTGCACCGCCCCGGCGGGTTCCTCTACCCGACCGGACAGGGGACGCTGGGATACGGTCTGCCCGCGGCCGTCGGCGCCTCCGTCGCCGACCCGGACGCGCGGGTGCTGGCGATCCTCGGCGACGGCGGGGTGATGTTCACGCTGCCCGAGCTCGCGACCGCCGCGCAGCTCCGATTGCCACTGCCGATCGTCGTCGTCGACAACGGCGGCTACGGGGAGATCCGCAACGAGATGGCGGACCGCGGCGACACCGTCCACTCCGTGACGCTCGGCGGCATCGACTTCCCCGCCGTGGCGCGGGCGATGGGTTGTCACGGGCGAGCCGTGGAGTCGCCGGCAGAGCTGACGGAGGCGATCACCGCGGCGTTCGACGCCGATCGCCCGACCCTCCTGCACATCCGGGAGAACAGCAGGGCAACGCAGCAGATGTGA
- a CDS encoding acyl-CoA dehydrogenase family protein, translating to MTTTNIPAWPLTDEQKQIIELCRDFAQKEIRPRGREVDEADVVTPVDIFAKAAAVGITDFMIPEEFGGGGMGDVFTQCLVQEELCWGDPGIGNLVCSNGFFSDPIMVLGTQEQKKQWLGPLTGPNAPMTSLATTEPGSGSDAASIVTTAACVDGGYRINGQKAWISNAGAAQFYVVFAKTDRTQRSGGVSAFLIEKGAEGMTFGEPMKKMGQRAIVCREIFFDNVFVPEENRLGAEGQGFYGLMGTFDISRVVLGAAAVGAARAAYEYALDYAKSRKQFGVPIIEHQAVAFRLADMATRIESARLLVHHAARIIDSGGNARGIAAMAKLTASETAMFVTHAAVQTLGGWGYSREYPVEQWMRDVKLEEIEEGTSDIMKLVISRNLD from the coding sequence ATGACCACCACCAACATCCCTGCCTGGCCCCTGACCGACGAGCAGAAGCAGATCATCGAGCTGTGCCGTGACTTCGCCCAGAAGGAGATCCGGCCCCGCGGACGGGAGGTCGACGAGGCGGATGTCGTCACCCCGGTCGACATCTTCGCCAAGGCAGCCGCGGTGGGCATCACCGACTTCATGATCCCCGAGGAGTTCGGCGGAGGCGGCATGGGCGACGTGTTCACCCAGTGCCTGGTGCAGGAGGAGCTCTGCTGGGGCGACCCCGGCATCGGAAACCTCGTGTGCTCCAACGGCTTCTTCTCCGACCCGATCATGGTGCTCGGCACGCAGGAACAGAAGAAGCAGTGGCTCGGACCGCTCACCGGACCGAACGCGCCGATGACCTCACTGGCCACCACCGAACCGGGATCCGGCTCGGACGCGGCGTCGATCGTCACGACGGCCGCATGCGTCGACGGCGGCTACCGGATCAACGGGCAGAAGGCGTGGATCTCCAACGCCGGCGCCGCCCAGTTCTACGTCGTGTTCGCGAAGACCGACCGCACGCAGCGGTCCGGTGGCGTGTCGGCGTTCCTGATCGAGAAGGGCGCCGAGGGAATGACGTTCGGTGAGCCGATGAAGAAGATGGGACAGCGCGCCATCGTGTGCCGTGAGATCTTCTTCGACAACGTGTTCGTCCCCGAGGAGAATCGTCTCGGCGCGGAAGGCCAGGGCTTCTACGGGCTGATGGGCACGTTCGACATCTCCCGTGTGGTGCTCGGGGCGGCCGCGGTCGGCGCCGCCCGCGCCGCCTACGAGTACGCCCTCGACTACGCCAAGTCGCGGAAGCAGTTCGGCGTGCCGATCATCGAACATCAGGCGGTCGCATTCCGGCTCGCCGACATGGCGACGAGGATCGAATCGGCCCGGCTGCTCGTCCACCACGCCGCCCGCATCATAGACAGCGGCGGGAACGCTCGCGGCATTGCCGCCATGGCCAAGTTGACCGCGTCCGAGACCGCCATGTTCGTCACCCACGCGGCCGTGCAGACGCTCGGCGGGTGGGGGTATTCCCGCGAGTACCCCGTCGAGCAGTGGATGCGCGACGTCAAACTGGAGGAGATCGAGGAAGGCACGTCCGACATCATGAAGCTCGTCATTTCCCGAAACCTGGACTGA
- a CDS encoding aldehyde dehydrogenase family protein, with the protein MTTTMHTAWDRDSILVGGDWIPVPDGTDVHDPATEAVIGRSASAGLTHVEAAVAAARSAGTTWGASTPELRAATLENLCAELRARRQLLVDTTVAEVGAPVTVAEDAHIDLGIEILESYARLARDLPFREQLGHSLLLRRPAGVVACITPWNYPFYQLAAKVGAALAAGCTTVVKPAELTPLSTYLFADAALAAGLPPGVLNVVPGSGRTVGAALAGHPGVDVVSFTGSTAVGRGVAHAAAESLKRACLELGGKSASVVLDDAPLAGAVTATVDAAMLNSGQTCSAWTRLLVPRDWYEESVALAADHADTLRVGDPRDRATQLGPVISAAQRRSIAETVDAAIAGGARLAAGGTGRPAGLGRGHYLRPTVIADVGPHDPIVREEVFGPVLVVLPHDGDEDAVRLANDSEYGLGGAVWSADPERALGVAARMDTGQVDINGAAFNPEAPFGGWKSSGLGRELGRAGVEEFTELTSVQR; encoded by the coding sequence ATGACCACCACGATGCACACCGCGTGGGACCGCGATTCGATCCTCGTCGGCGGCGACTGGATTCCCGTCCCGGACGGCACGGACGTGCACGACCCGGCCACCGAAGCCGTGATCGGCAGGTCCGCCTCGGCCGGCCTTACCCACGTCGAGGCGGCGGTCGCGGCGGCACGCTCCGCCGGAACCACCTGGGGTGCAAGTACTCCCGAGCTCCGAGCCGCGACCCTCGAGAACCTCTGCGCCGAGCTGCGGGCCAGGAGGCAACTGCTCGTCGACACCACGGTCGCGGAGGTGGGAGCCCCGGTCACCGTGGCCGAGGACGCACACATCGACCTCGGCATCGAGATCCTCGAGTCGTATGCCCGGCTGGCCCGCGACCTTCCCTTCCGGGAACAGCTGGGTCATTCGCTGCTGCTACGGCGACCCGCGGGGGTCGTCGCCTGCATCACGCCGTGGAACTACCCCTTCTACCAGCTCGCGGCCAAGGTGGGGGCTGCTCTCGCGGCGGGATGCACCACGGTGGTGAAGCCCGCCGAGCTGACGCCGCTGTCCACCTACCTGTTCGCCGATGCCGCCCTCGCCGCAGGACTTCCCCCGGGCGTCCTGAACGTGGTGCCCGGCAGCGGTCGAACGGTCGGGGCGGCACTCGCCGGACATCCCGGCGTCGACGTGGTGTCCTTCACCGGTTCCACCGCAGTGGGCCGGGGCGTCGCCCACGCGGCCGCGGAGTCGCTGAAGCGCGCGTGTCTCGAACTCGGCGGCAAGTCGGCGAGCGTGGTGCTGGACGATGCCCCTCTGGCGGGGGCGGTCACCGCGACCGTCGACGCCGCGATGCTCAATTCCGGTCAGACGTGCAGCGCGTGGACCCGGCTCCTCGTGCCGCGCGACTGGTACGAGGAGTCCGTCGCGCTCGCCGCCGATCACGCCGACACACTGCGAGTGGGCGATCCCCGGGACCGCGCAACGCAACTCGGCCCGGTGATCTCCGCCGCGCAGCGACGATCGATCGCCGAGACCGTCGACGCCGCGATCGCCGGCGGCGCCCGACTGGCAGCGGGCGGCACGGGTCGTCCGGCAGGCCTCGGGCGCGGCCACTACCTGCGACCGACCGTGATCGCCGATGTCGGACCGCACGACCCGATCGTGCGTGAGGAGGTCTTCGGACCGGTGCTGGTCGTCCTCCCGCACGACGGCGACGAGGACGCGGTCCGGCTCGCCAACGACAGCGAGTACGGGCTCGGCGGGGCCGTGTGGTCGGCCGACCCGGAGCGGGCGCTCGGCGTCGCGGCCCGGATGGACACCGGTCAGGTCGACATCAACGGCGCCGCGTTCAACCCCGAGGCACCGTTCGGCGGCTGGAAATCCTCCGGGCTCGGCCGGGAGCTCGGCCGGGCGGGCGTCGAGGAGTTCACCGAGCTGACGTCCGTGCAGCGCTGA
- a CDS encoding SDR family oxidoreductase — MTQTHSPALVPDTTDEFQDRVAVMTGGGSGIGRAVAVRWAAAGGTVVVLGRRQNALEDTVRLAERAGGKAEAVVCDVRDADAVDVAIDGVADRHGRLDALVNNAAGNFVVPSEDLSPGGWRAVVDIVLNGTFYCTRAAGRHMLAAGRGTVLNTIASYAWHGHPGTVHSAAAKAGVVAMTRTLAVEWGGRGVRINCIAPGPTETEGAGAALWPTEQDRARVLSSVPAARFTTPEEVAESAAFLLSDRSGYVTGEVLVTDGGQWLGKSVYTDSRAAAR; from the coding sequence ATGACCCAGACCCACTCCCCCGCCCTCGTCCCGGACACGACCGACGAGTTCCAGGACCGCGTCGCCGTCATGACGGGTGGCGGATCCGGTATCGGACGCGCCGTCGCGGTGCGGTGGGCGGCAGCGGGCGGAACCGTCGTCGTCCTCGGTCGCAGACAGAACGCGCTGGAGGACACCGTCCGGTTGGCCGAACGCGCCGGAGGGAAGGCCGAAGCGGTGGTCTGCGACGTCCGGGACGCCGACGCCGTGGACGTCGCGATCGACGGGGTGGCCGATCGCCACGGACGCCTCGACGCGCTCGTCAACAATGCCGCCGGCAACTTCGTGGTGCCCAGCGAGGATCTCTCGCCGGGCGGGTGGAGGGCCGTCGTGGACATCGTTCTCAACGGCACCTTCTACTGCACCCGCGCGGCCGGCCGCCACATGCTCGCCGCCGGCCGCGGCACCGTCCTCAACACCATCGCCAGCTACGCCTGGCACGGTCATCCCGGCACCGTGCACAGCGCCGCGGCCAAGGCGGGGGTCGTCGCGATGACGCGCACCCTGGCCGTGGAATGGGGTGGTCGCGGTGTCCGGATCAACTGCATCGCACCCGGTCCGACCGAGACCGAAGGTGCCGGTGCCGCCCTGTGGCCCACCGAACAGGATCGCGCCCGGGTGCTGTCCAGCGTTCCCGCGGCCCGCTTCACGACGCCGGAAGAGGTCGCGGAATCCGCCGCCTTCCTACTGAGCGACCGGTCCGGATACGTCACCGGGGAGGTCCTCGTCACGGACGGCGGCCAGTGGCTCGGCAAGTCCGTGTACACGGATTCGCGAGCGGCGGCGCGATGA